One region of Mucilaginibacter sp. 14171R-50 genomic DNA includes:
- a CDS encoding VCBS repeat-containing protein — protein sequence MLKKASLYPFVAIFIALSACHNNDVKNPLFTLQDNADLGVNFINQLVEKDQTNVFTFRNYYNGGGVAIGDVNNDGLNDIYLTSNQGGNKLYLNRGNWKFDDVTDKAGVKGTKYWSTGVTMVDINGDGWLDIYVCHSGNVIDRKGNELFINQHNGTFKEEAEKYGLVDNGLSTQAIFFDLDNDGDLDCFVLNNSFRPIGSFDFSQDLRARVDELGGAHLYRNDGGHFTNITKQAGIFSSDIGFGLGVSVADVNQDGYPDIYVSNDFFERDYLYINQHNGTFKEDIQSEMGHLSLASMGADIADINNDGHPDIFTTEMLPEGDKRLKQMTSFESFDVIKLKQHDGYYNQFMQNCLQLNNGDGTFSEIAFKAGVSATDWSWGALFFDMDNDGWKDIFVSNGIFKDLTDQDYIEFLGNRESMDKIAEKRKFNYKDFADKMVSTPLVNYAYANNRDLTFTNKVKEYGLDKAAFSNGAAYGDLDNDGDNDLIVNNVNSPLFIYKNNAEKLHNNYTQLKLQGEGLNRFGVGATIKVFAKNASVMYYQQPTRGFESSTSPNLITIGIGKITKADSVQVIWPGGKCQVVKNVPANKAYTFKIADAKLQYNFEKPAVKTLFTETATTLFDTVPKHTEDSFIDFDNERLMLQMLSTENPYMAKGDINKDGLTDFYFGSSKDSPAAIYVQQKNGRFKQYIPPDLEKQVYLENAGAAFGDFDGDGDEDLIIGVGGNAEEAGTNIYFPRFYENDGKGNLHRNPQKAIPVSVNASVIAACDYDKDGHPDLFIGGRSVPGTYAVSPNSYVMHNDGKGNFTDVTKQVLGDIKPGMVTAAQWADIDGNGYPDLVIAGNWMGIKIYRNNNGKFTPDNQLDGYKGWWSSLAIADINNDGKLDIIAGNLGLNSKFRATQAEPMKIYITDFDGNGTKECITSIYRQHKPYVFHMKPDLTGQIPMLKKKYLKYADYAGKPFDEVFTEEMLSGAEMHEINYLASAVFINNGNNKFIDNPLPYHAQLSNVGTILCDDIDHSGTPSIMLGGNFYGFKPEVGRLDASYGQIYKYTKKGFVYIPPAISGVKLNGQVRSSLMIKNSRGDKYYLFGMNDDKLKAYKLR from the coding sequence ATGTTAAAAAAAGCCAGCCTTTACCCCTTTGTCGCTATTTTTATAGCGCTGTCGGCCTGCCATAATAACGATGTGAAAAACCCGCTTTTTACGCTGCAGGATAATGCAGATTTGGGTGTGAATTTTATAAACCAATTGGTCGAAAAAGATCAAACCAACGTATTCACATTCCGTAATTATTATAATGGCGGCGGCGTAGCCATTGGCGATGTGAATAACGACGGGTTGAATGATATTTACCTTACCTCAAACCAGGGGGGCAATAAGCTATACCTGAACAGGGGAAACTGGAAATTTGACGATGTAACCGATAAGGCCGGGGTTAAAGGCACTAAATACTGGAGCACCGGCGTTACCATGGTTGACATTAACGGCGACGGATGGCTGGATATATACGTTTGCCATAGCGGTAACGTAATTGATAGAAAAGGGAATGAGCTTTTCATAAATCAGCATAACGGTACGTTCAAAGAAGAAGCTGAAAAATACGGTTTGGTGGATAACGGGCTGTCAACCCAGGCAATATTTTTTGATTTGGACAACGACGGCGATCTGGATTGTTTCGTTTTAAATAATTCGTTCAGGCCCATCGGATCGTTTGATTTCAGCCAGGACCTGCGGGCCCGCGTTGATGAACTTGGCGGGGCACATTTGTATCGTAACGATGGCGGGCACTTTACCAACATTACCAAACAGGCTGGTATATTTTCAAGTGATATAGGCTTTGGTTTGGGCGTATCTGTTGCCGATGTTAACCAGGACGGGTACCCCGATATTTACGTTTCAAACGACTTTTTTGAGCGCGATTACCTCTACATTAATCAACACAACGGTACTTTTAAGGAAGATATCCAATCTGAAATGGGGCACTTGAGCCTCGCATCAATGGGGGCTGATATTGCCGATATCAATAACGATGGCCACCCGGATATTTTTACTACCGAGATGTTACCCGAAGGCGACAAGCGCCTGAAACAAATGACCTCCTTCGAATCATTTGATGTAATTAAGCTTAAACAGCACGATGGGTACTACAACCAGTTTATGCAAAACTGTCTGCAATTGAACAATGGAGATGGCACATTCTCTGAAATTGCGTTCAAGGCAGGGGTTAGTGCTACCGACTGGAGTTGGGGCGCACTTTTTTTTGATATGGATAACGATGGCTGGAAAGACATTTTTGTATCAAACGGGATATTTAAAGATCTTACCGACCAGGATTATATCGAGTTTTTGGGCAATCGCGAAAGCATGGATAAAATTGCCGAAAAGCGGAAGTTTAACTATAAAGACTTCGCCGATAAAATGGTATCAACTCCGCTGGTAAACTACGCCTATGCGAATAACCGCGACCTTACTTTTACCAACAAAGTAAAGGAATACGGGCTGGATAAAGCTGCTTTTAGCAACGGCGCCGCATACGGCGACCTTGATAACGATGGTGATAACGACCTTATAGTAAACAATGTAAACTCGCCGCTTTTTATTTATAAAAATAATGCCGAAAAGCTGCATAATAATTACACACAGCTAAAATTACAAGGAGAGGGGCTTAACCGCTTTGGGGTGGGAGCCACCATAAAGGTGTTTGCCAAAAATGCGTCGGTGATGTATTATCAGCAGCCAACCCGGGGTTTCGAAAGCAGCACATCGCCCAACCTGATCACCATAGGTATAGGTAAGATAACCAAGGCCGACTCAGTACAAGTGATATGGCCGGGCGGTAAGTGCCAGGTTGTAAAAAACGTTCCCGCAAACAAAGCCTACACGTTTAAAATTGCCGATGCTAAACTACAGTACAATTTTGAGAAACCGGCTGTAAAGACACTGTTTACCGAAACTGCCACAACCCTGTTCGACACCGTCCCAAAGCACACCGAAGACAGCTTTATTGATTTTGATAACGAGCGACTGATGCTGCAAATGCTATCAACCGAAAACCCGTATATGGCAAAGGGCGATATCAATAAAGACGGCCTCACCGATTTTTATTTCGGCAGTTCAAAAGATAGTCCGGCTGCTATATATGTTCAGCAAAAGAACGGCAGGTTTAAGCAATACATCCCGCCTGATCTGGAAAAACAAGTGTATCTTGAAAACGCCGGCGCCGCATTTGGCGATTTTGACGGCGATGGTGATGAAGACCTGATCATTGGTGTGGGTGGCAATGCCGAAGAGGCGGGCACAAATATCTATTTTCCGCGGTTTTACGAAAACGACGGTAAGGGCAACTTGCATCGTAATCCGCAAAAAGCCATTCCTGTGTCGGTGAACGCGTCGGTAATAGCAGCCTGCGATTATGATAAGGATGGGCACCCCGATCTGTTTATTGGCGGGCGCAGTGTGCCCGGCACTTACGCCGTATCGCCGAACTCCTACGTCATGCACAACGATGGTAAAGGCAACTTTACCGATGTAACCAAACAAGTGTTAGGTGACATAAAACCCGGGATGGTTACGGCGGCCCAGTGGGCAGATATTGACGGCAACGGCTACCCCGATCTGGTAATTGCAGGCAATTGGATGGGCATTAAAATTTACCGCAATAATAACGGCAAATTTACGCCGGATAATCAACTCGACGGTTACAAAGGATGGTGGAGCAGCCTTGCAATTGCAGATATCAACAACGATGGGAAATTAGATATTATAGCGGGTAACCTGGGCCTGAACTCCAAATTTAGGGCAACTCAGGCCGAACCTATGAAGATATATATAACGGATTTTGACGGCAACGGAACAAAGGAGTGCATTACATCAATATATCGCCAGCATAAACCTTATGTGTTTCACATGAAGCCCGACCTTACCGGCCAGATACCCATGTTGAAAAAGAAGTATCTGAAATACGCAGATTACGCAGGGAAGCCCTTTGACGAAGTTTTCACTGAGGAGATGTTATCAGGAGCTGAAATGCATGAAATAAATTATCTGGCCTCAGCGGTGTTTATCAACAATGGCAATAACAAATTTATAGATAACCCGCTGCCATACCACGCGCAGCTCTCAAACGTGGGCACTATTTTGTGCGATGATATCGACCATAGCGGCACGCCGTCTATTATGCTTGGCGGTAACTTTTATGGCTTTAAGCCGGAGGTAGGCCGCCTTGATGCAAGTTACGGGCAAATTTATAAGTATACTAAAAAGGGATTTGTTTATATTCCGCCTGCAATAAGTGGCGTTAAACTTAACGGTCAGGTAAGGTCATCATTGATGATAAAAAACAGCCGGGGAGATAAGTACTACTTATTTGGGATGAATGATGATAAGCTTAAAGCTTACAAACTACGTTAA
- a CDS encoding RagB/SusD family nutrient uptake outer membrane protein: MKKITLRATICSFVLLATAGCAKLDEKTYGSVIIDPNNASSTADLNGVYSQLNGQTDQANTYALQEHSTDEMMGPTRGTDWGDFGTWRKLHTHTWTPSHNQVSDTWDQLNIGVFRASQVIARATDNQIKAEASFLRAYFMFQVVDLYGQQPFRDPDAPNSAIPVVFNRADATAFIIKDLEFAEANLGAAPNIGKASKAAAQALLAKVYLNKAVYTAATVGGPFTFPKEDMDKVIEYANKITAAGYTLEPAGKYFQDFAWDNSEKSNGNIFGIYNTPSNVPGSAKNRWKMGLHYNQTPDGWNGFTTLAEFYNSFQPSDERRGVAYPGLTDKVGLRAGFAVGQQYGPGGKKLTQRSGTPLVFTPEVNLNYSTEAQGIRVFKYFPHPNADGTVTDSGEDNDYVILRYADVLLEKAEAIMRGGTDPNGQTPLAIVNAIRTPRGATALGSVTEADLLAERGRELYWEGWRRNDLIRFGKFNDPVDQRPNASDKTRTLYPIPQRAVDTNPNLKQNPGY, from the coding sequence ATGAAAAAAATAACATTAAGAGCGACGATTTGCAGTTTTGTTCTGTTAGCCACTGCAGGTTGCGCAAAATTAGATGAAAAAACATACGGCTCGGTAATTATAGATCCAAACAACGCATCGTCTACAGCGGATCTTAACGGGGTGTATTCTCAATTAAACGGTCAAACAGATCAGGCTAACACATATGCCCTGCAAGAGCACTCGACAGACGAAATGATGGGCCCGACACGTGGAACTGACTGGGGAGATTTTGGTACCTGGCGTAAGTTACACACACACACCTGGACACCGTCGCACAACCAGGTAAGCGATACCTGGGATCAGTTAAACATTGGGGTGTTCCGTGCAAGCCAGGTGATAGCCCGCGCTACTGATAACCAGATAAAAGCCGAAGCAAGCTTTTTGCGGGCTTACTTTATGTTCCAGGTAGTAGATTTGTACGGACAGCAACCCTTCCGCGATCCTGATGCTCCGAACTCTGCCATACCGGTTGTATTTAACAGGGCCGACGCTACAGCGTTCATCATCAAAGATCTTGAGTTTGCCGAAGCAAATTTAGGTGCTGCACCAAACATTGGTAAAGCAAGTAAAGCAGCAGCACAAGCATTATTAGCAAAAGTTTACTTGAACAAAGCGGTTTACACTGCAGCAACTGTGGGCGGGCCTTTCACTTTCCCTAAAGAGGATATGGATAAGGTTATAGAATATGCCAATAAAATTACAGCCGCAGGCTACACATTAGAGCCGGCTGGTAAATACTTCCAGGATTTTGCATGGGATAACTCTGAAAAATCTAACGGAAATATCTTCGGTATCTACAATACCCCATCAAACGTTCCGGGGTCGGCTAAAAACCGTTGGAAAATGGGCTTGCACTATAACCAAACACCAGATGGATGGAATGGCTTTACAACGCTTGCAGAGTTCTACAACTCGTTCCAGCCGTCAGATGAGCGCCGTGGTGTTGCTTATCCAGGCTTAACAGATAAGGTTGGTTTAAGGGCGGGTTTTGCTGTTGGTCAGCAATATGGCCCGGGCGGTAAAAAGTTAACACAACGTAGCGGTACGCCACTGGTGTTCACTCCCGAAGTTAACCTGAACTATTCTACCGAAGCACAGGGTATCAGGGTGTTCAAATACTTTCCACACCCAAATGCTGACGGAACTGTTACCGATAGCGGAGAAGATAACGACTACGTAATACTGCGTTACGCTGATGTGTTGTTAGAAAAAGCGGAAGCAATTATGCGCGGCGGTACCGATCCTAATGGCCAAACACCGTTGGCTATTGTTAACGCTATACGCACACCTCGCGGTGCGACAGCGTTAGGCAGTGTAACCGAAGCAGACCTGCTTGCAGAACGCGGCCGTGAGCTTTACTGGGAAGGCTGGAGAAGAAATGACCTTATCCGTTTTGGTAAATTTAACGATCCGGTTGATCAGCGCCCAAATGCTTCTGATAAAACACGCACTTTGTACCCTATACCACAACGTGCTGTTGATACCAACCCTAACTTGAAACAAAACCCAGGTTACTAA
- a CDS encoding SusC/RagA family TonB-linked outer membrane protein, producing the protein MQFKHLLTLCFFALTCLFAQPVLAQNTAITGKVTDAKTREPLIGVSVGAAGGLGTLTSVDGTFRLSVPAGTSALTFTYIGYKSLTVPLNGQTSLSVSLESSSTSLNEVVVIGYGSQRVKDATGSVASLSPKDFNKGVIATPEQLLQGRIAGVQVTPASGEPGAGATINIRGASSIRSGSSPLYVVDGVPLDNGGTSGGFDSGAGSSSARNPLAFINPADIENVSILKDASASAIYGSRGANGVILITTRKGRKGQGVQFGASTSISNAAKTYDLLNRQQFLAGVKSVGSNPGTVAKGGVDYGANTDWQKEILRTAISQNYNLAFGGASNTGNYRASIGYDNQQGIIKRTDLKRLTGRLNASQSFFGERLKFDLQSTISNVKDRFAPITNNAGFNGSLIGAAIQTNPTIPVFDSEGRYFSLNGYENGFPKGNTFRNPVSLLNQIDDTDNVNRYLNNLTMTIRLFEGLSYKGNAGADIARGQRETYYDPTIVGFTDESNIGDFKVPSATGNGRGILVHNEVTNLTTEHTLNYDKKWTDNSSITALVGYSYQTFKNFNRGNLAWGTATAGEFVKDFDKFKSHMPYDFSNRNGLDSSSYKLQSYFARVNYSYKDRYIVTATVRRDGSSRFGTNNQYATFPALAAKWRISNESFAPKSIFDDLSLRLNYGKTGNQDYPSYASKKLRQSNYLGTSSATIGADNPDLKWETQTAYGAGIDFSVLKGRLNGTVDYFNKSQSDLLFLDILAQPASSTTIWRNLDGNVRNTGVEVGLNFAAVQGKDFTWDIAYNMTFIKNRVEDFGARNVITGNIDGQGLSGAYAQFIGNGYPLYSFNVPNYSGLGPDGFGIYPQGIDVSSIQGSPLPTFTAGLTNSFGYKNFNFSFFMNGATGFYIYNNTANAFFYKGNLVSGRNVTKAVAMTNENALNSGEVSTRFLEKGDFLRLSNATVGYTVPVNGKVFKTLRFSLTGQNLFLITNYSGLDPEINTNKERNGVPSRGIDYTSYPSARTFTLGLNAGF; encoded by the coding sequence ATGCAATTTAAACACTTACTCACATTATGTTTTTTTGCTTTAACCTGCCTCTTTGCTCAGCCGGTCCTGGCGCAAAACACAGCAATTACAGGTAAAGTAACTGATGCCAAGACCAGAGAGCCGCTGATCGGCGTATCTGTAGGCGCGGCAGGTGGTCTCGGAACATTAACCAGTGTTGATGGTACTTTCAGGCTTTCGGTACCGGCAGGAACTTCTGCCTTAACTTTTACCTACATTGGGTATAAAAGCTTAACGGTTCCGCTTAACGGCCAAACATCATTATCTGTTTCGCTCGAATCTTCAAGCACCTCTTTAAACGAGGTAGTTGTAATAGGTTACGGCAGCCAGCGTGTTAAAGATGCAACCGGTTCTGTAGCCTCGTTAAGCCCTAAAGATTTTAACAAGGGTGTTATAGCTACCCCCGAGCAGTTATTGCAGGGCCGTATTGCCGGCGTGCAGGTAACACCGGCAAGTGGCGAGCCGGGTGCAGGCGCTACCATAAACATACGTGGTGCCAGTTCTATCCGTTCGGGTAGCAGCCCGCTTTACGTAGTTGACGGCGTTCCGTTAGACAATGGCGGTACCTCCGGCGGTTTTGATAGCGGTGCAGGTAGCTCATCTGCACGTAACCCGCTGGCGTTTATCAACCCTGCGGATATCGAAAATGTATCAATATTGAAAGATGCATCGGCTTCTGCCATTTATGGTTCGCGTGGTGCAAACGGCGTTATATTAATTACTACCCGTAAAGGCCGCAAAGGGCAGGGCGTACAGTTCGGCGCAAGCACAAGCATTTCTAATGCCGCAAAAACTTACGATCTGCTTAATCGTCAGCAATTTTTAGCCGGCGTAAAAAGTGTTGGTTCAAACCCCGGCACTGTTGCTAAGGGTGGTGTAGATTATGGTGCTAATACCGATTGGCAAAAAGAAATACTGCGTACTGCCATATCTCAAAACTATAACTTAGCTTTTGGCGGTGCCAGCAATACCGGTAACTACCGCGCTTCAATAGGTTATGATAACCAGCAAGGTATCATAAAAAGAACCGACCTTAAACGTTTAACAGGTCGTTTAAACGCGTCGCAATCATTTTTTGGCGAGCGCTTAAAATTTGATCTGCAATCAACTATCTCTAATGTTAAAGACAGGTTTGCGCCAATTACCAACAACGCAGGCTTTAATGGTAGCTTAATTGGTGCTGCAATTCAAACTAACCCAACCATCCCTGTGTTTGACAGCGAGGGCAGGTACTTCTCATTAAACGGCTACGAAAATGGCTTCCCTAAAGGTAACACCTTCAGAAACCCGGTGTCATTATTAAACCAGATAGATGATACCGATAATGTTAACCGTTACCTGAATAACCTTACCATGACGATAAGATTATTTGAAGGCTTATCGTATAAAGGCAATGCCGGCGCGGATATAGCAAGGGGACAGCGGGAAACTTATTACGACCCTACCATCGTTGGTTTTACTGACGAATCGAACATAGGCGATTTTAAAGTTCCGTCGGCAACCGGCAACGGCCGCGGCATATTGGTACACAACGAAGTTACCAACTTAACAACTGAGCATACCTTAAACTATGATAAAAAATGGACCGACAACAGCTCAATCACAGCTTTGGTTGGTTATTCATATCAAACCTTTAAAAACTTTAACCGTGGTAACCTGGCCTGGGGCACTGCAACAGCCGGAGAGTTTGTGAAGGATTTTGACAAGTTTAAAAGCCACATGCCATACGATTTTAGTAACCGGAACGGCCTGGATAGCAGCAGCTATAAATTACAATCGTATTTTGCACGTGTAAATTACTCTTATAAAGATCGTTATATCGTAACTGCTACTGTAAGACGCGATGGTTCGTCTCGTTTTGGTACAAACAACCAATATGCAACTTTCCCGGCCCTGGCAGCTAAATGGCGCATAAGCAATGAAAGCTTTGCTCCAAAAAGCATATTTGATGATCTGAGCCTTCGTTTAAACTACGGTAAAACCGGTAACCAGGACTACCCTTCATATGCTTCAAAAAAATTAAGACAGAGCAATTATCTGGGTACTTCAAGCGCCACAATAGGCGCCGATAACCCCGACCTGAAATGGGAAACCCAAACCGCTTATGGTGCCGGTATTGATTTCAGCGTACTTAAAGGCCGTTTAAACGGTACCGTAGATTATTTCAACAAATCGCAGTCGGACCTTTTATTCTTAGACATACTTGCACAACCGGCTTCTTCTACAACCATCTGGAGAAACTTAGATGGTAATGTTAGAAATACCGGTGTTGAGGTAGGCTTAAACTTTGCCGCAGTACAGGGTAAGGATTTTACCTGGGATATTGCCTACAACATGACGTTTATAAAAAACAGGGTAGAAGATTTTGGTGCACGTAACGTAATTACCGGTAACATTGATGGCCAGGGCTTATCTGGTGCATACGCGCAGTTTATTGGTAACGGTTACCCGCTTTATAGCTTTAACGTTCCAAACTACTCTGGCTTAGGCCCTGATGGTTTCGGTATATACCCTCAAGGTATCGACGTATCGAGCATCCAAGGCAGCCCGCTGCCAACATTTACCGCTGGTTTAACAAACAGCTTCGGATATAAAAACTTTAACTTTAGCTTCTTCATGAACGGGGCTACCGGATTTTATATCTACAACAACACAGCTAACGCTTTCTTTTACAAAGGCAACCTTGTTAGTGGTCGTAACGTAACAAAAGCAGTAGCCATGACAAACGAAAATGCACTTAACTCTGGCGAGGTATCAACCCGTTTCTTAGAAAAAGGTGATTTCTTAAGGTTAAGCAACGCTACTGTTGGCTATACAGTGCCTGTAAACGGTAAGGTATTTAAAACACTCAGGTTCTCATTAACAGGCCAAAACCTGTTCCTGATTACTAACTACAGCGGCCTTGACCCAGAAATTAATACAAATAAAGAAAGAAATGGCGTGCCATCAAGAGGTATAGATTACACTTCTTATCCAAGCGCACGTACATTCACATTAGGTTTAAATGCAGGTTTCTAA